The sequence CTAATAGTTGTCCTTAACAAGTGAGGGTGTTTTTACAAAACTGTTTCACCAATCATACAAAAACTGTTATATGAAATGTTATATGACTCAGACTTCTGTATATGCATGAACACATATCTGCATTTTGTAAATTTTACTtctatcacattaaatattttcttgggtttttttgttttaaaggtgGATATAGTCAACGTTTACCAAATGCAAGTGCCCTGGGAAAAATATTCACAGCTTTGCCTTTTGGGGACCCAGTTTATCAAATGCTGGATTTAAAATTGACTATGTACATTGATTTTCCCACCTACATGAGTCCAGGCATCCTGATTACTTGTGCAGATGATATTGAACTTTATAATATTGGAGCAACAGAATTCATAAGATTTGATCAGCCTGGATTTACTGCATTAGCTCATCCTTCCAGTTTGACCACTGGCACGACTCATGGTGTGTTTGTACTAGAGCCGTCATCACATTTGACAGAAAAAGGAGAACTCGAATACAGAACTTGTCATCATTTCTTACATAAGCCTAGCATTGAAAGGATGTGTCAGTCTGGAGCAGTATGTGAAAGAAGTAATTATCTGGCATCTTCTGGAGGACCGGAAAACTCACTAGTCATTTCTAAGTATGTATATACAGATAGTTTATTTTACATCGATAACACCACTGCAAAACTACTTCTGGCATTTTATAAACAGATGGGCACACTGTGCTGTGAAATAGATGCCTATGGTGATTTTCTCCAGGCATTAGGGCCTGGAGCAACACAAAGTTATACAAAAAGCatagaaaatgccacaaaagaagAATCGGGACTAGTGGAaataagggagaaaatatttgaaCTTTTAAAAGGATTGCCCCTTAATGTCATACTGTTAAATAATTCCAAATTCTATCACATTGGGACTACTTGTgaatatttgtttcatttcacttCTGATAGCAAGTTAAAATTGGAAATGGGGTTGATGCCAAATGTGTTTAGCATCTGTCCAAACAATGTGGAGGACTTGGGGAAATCAGCATGTATCATTCATAGTATACTCGGTTCAAGGTGTTCTGTTGCACCTGGCTCAATTGTTGAGTACTCTAGGCTGGGACCAGAGGTTTCAGTGGGACCTAACAGTATTATTAGTGGCTGCTATATTGACACAAAAGCAGACATCCCTCCTAATACTTTCATAACTACACTAAGCATAAGGATTGATGGAGAACTAATGTATGTGAGCATGGTGTTTGGTACAGAAGACAACCTGAAAAAGAAAGTGACAAATTTGGCAGATGCTCACTTACTAAATTTTTTGGGAATCAGCCTTGGACAGTGCTTAGAGCTCTGGGGCTTGAGCATTTCAGACAAGCTCTTTTCCGGTGACAAAACATGCCTGGGTTTATGGACAGTTCGGATTTTCCCTATTTGCTCCACTTTAAGTGATTCAGTGAAAATGTCATTAGGCATATTAAACTCCGTGCAGCAAAAGTTGCCTTTTAAATTGAATGGTTGTAAGCTCTTGTCTGTTGAAGAAATGCTTCGCCACAAAGATGTAGAAGACATGTTGAAGTTCAGGCAGCAACTTTATGAAGAAATCAGTCTGCATAAAGTGAAAAAGAAATCTGATTTGTAAAAGTGTATGAAAATAGTACATTCTTTAATTTGAAGAGGATTGATTGCTTTCAAGCTTGCAGAAACCCAGAAGCAAGCAGTACACATACTTTTTTTTTCATTGAAGTAGAAATAATGAAACTGCATTAACAGTGTTATTGTAGCATAACATTAATAATGCAAAAATGCAGATAAACTATTCTTTTgataaaaaaataatgaaatatttcAAATCTATAAAAACGCAAAGAGGCAAATAGCTGtccattattgttgttatgttttcagtttttattaattCAAGTGAGGAATGGAACTTATTTAGAAGTTTGATTGAAAACCACTTAAAACTTTTTCAAAGAAGAGTGTTACCTCTAGCAACACTTTCCCTCTTTTCAGGCTTGTTTGGTTTAAGCAGGCAAAACACTTGTGCATTTGAATGTGTCTGTTCAATCTTTGTTGAACAACCATTAAGCTATCAGAATGACAGTTGGTATGCCTGTTCACAGCATCATTCTACATTTCATGTGCAAACATATTTTCAAACATTTGCCTgtagctttaatatattttaggcaCCAGCTGTTTATTAAAATCCTaagcaggtctactcagaaataaagctTTTAGAGGACAGTTGGATTTGCTTTCTAGTGAAATGTGCATGGAATTGTAGCATAACACAGCAATCCAAAGCATGTGTATTCAGGGATTTACACTTTTCCCCAGTAAGCGTGTTCAGGATATGACAGACTTATTCACCAAAGTTTTAGGCTGGCTTTTTGGACTTTTTATGTGTTGTGATGCTGCCATTTTGTGATTTGTTTTGTATAATGATCTTACTTTGATTTTTGTTGTGATTTTAAAATGCCTTTGTAAATTGTTTTGGGCATATATCTGATCCAAAAGCAGAATATAATGAATtaagataataaaataaaattctttaACCAAAGGAAATTTATGTGGGATTTGGTGTGTTTTcgttttgtctttgttttgtcTTCTTCTGTTGATCTTTCATACAAGTAGATTCTGAAGAGAGTGTAGTCAGAAAGGCTAAGCATTGTGACTAGCCAACAGCTAGATTCTGTACAATGTCAGAATACTACAAGTGGGTATTCTCAAGTTgcaatattaaaacatatttacagTGAAGTAACTCTTGGAAGGATTCATTTCCAAGTGGATCGGCTTATGTTGGGATACTTTGTGTGCAAATTGCGGCAACCATTGGCTTAGTTAATGAATTGACTTCAATCGTTTTTGAGGAACCTGTTGCCAGGACTCCTGTGTTTTCATTTTCATCCAGCTGCCTGAAAGTCATCCCCTGCAAATCATCAGTGATGCTGCCAATCACCTGGTGAAGGAAAAACTAAAACCAGTTTCCTTCTGGAAAAACCTACTGGCAGTGTTTGCCAATTTTCTGACTGGGATTTTGCACACCCAGGCAATACAACTGGGTAATGCTTTGGATCATACATGCAGCACCTGTTTGCATCTGCAGTTCCTCATCCAGCTAAGGATACACACAAGCCTGCTTCCAAGTGTTTACGCTTTCTAGCATGGGGTCATGTGCTTTGAGACTTTTGTTTTGGCTACTTTTTCAGGTTAAAAGAAAAGCAATTTAGTTACAGGCACATATGTATGCTTACCTTGGTAGAGCTAACAATAAGACCCATAAACCAAATCCCTTTTCCATTATTACAAAATTTCTCGTTTTTATAATCATCCAAAGCTTTTTCATTCCAGCCGTCTTTCATGCAAATACTCATTCAACAGCTTTAACTACAAGATTGACACATGCTTTATAGAACTGGAATATTAAATACAGCATTTGGATTCAAGGAATTCAAACTATTTCATCCTTTATTGTAATTCTGTATCTGAAGAATAAGTGTTTACTATGCATACCAGGTAAATGTCTGATAGAAATTATAGAGGTATGAAATGCATGCAATTCACGTAAAAATTTAATGTAGTAACCTTTTCAATATATAGTTTTTGTAAGTGCTATAATCCTGATCTCTGCTCTGTATCTTTCAGTCTTGGAATTAATTTCATCACCAAGCAATTTTTGCATCCTTTCAggtactctgtgtgtgtgatcATTTCTTTGTGCTGGACCATTGTAGCCTCCATCTGTATGACTCTATTTGACTTGTGGAAAATCGTACGTTCACAGTTGTAAATATATGAATGTTGAAATGGGAGAAAGTTTTCTCATGTACAAGGAAATTTGCAGATCATATGagtctgtgcccagaataatttagGGCCAATTTAGTGTAATTTGCAAGATTCCATATTTACTATAGCTGATTTCCCTCCTAGCTGGAGTACACTGTCCCCTTTTCCACTGCCTGACTGATTGGTGCCAATAGTAGACGCTCTGGCCAGCTAGAATGCATTCCATACCAAGGCAGCAGCATGTCTGATATAATGGAGGGAAGCAATATGTCATTGCCAGCTGGTGTGGCTCTGCTGGTACTGCAGGGTAATCAGTAGGGACCATAGACATTTCCAGACAACCTATAGTGCTGTGGCTTCATGTGAATAATTTTTCCTGCTAGTTATCAGTAGGAAAGCTCCAGTACTCCATAAAAGAGTATTATGTCTCTTCTTTTTGCTGCAAGGTTTGTGGTCTCCATCTGCCAGAAGGGCCTAAACAATGAAGGCCATTTCTATTTAATATGGCAAAAATTATCCCTTCATTTTTCCCATGTATATTAGCAAAGATAGGCTcaccaaaaataaaaaacaaccgCCAACCACTGATTGTATGGAGCTCCCTTGTAACCTGCATGCTCATCCTTTTGATGAAAATCCTTTTTATTGTTTATGTCCACATGTGTGTGAAGAGAGGGAGTCAGCTTTTCCTTTGTGCTATCAAATCTTCTAGACGACAAGTCCTCAAGGTCTGTTTTGCTGTCTGTTTAGTCCCACACTGTGCATAACAGTAAAGCCTTGACACTGAGAAACGGAAAGTGAAGCAATATATTCTCTTTGACCACCTGTATAAAAGCTCTAGGCATAGATGTGCAGACCAAAAAaaggcaataaaaataaattttgcatATGATCGAATCACTGGAAAACTGAAACAGAGAAGACAGAAAAGAAACAGTCTAAGAAGCAGGCCCTGGATGGCCCGTGCTACATGATGTCACTATCAGCATTTCTATacctctgagagccagtgtggtgtagtggttaaggtgttggactatgacctgggaggccagggttcgaatccccacatagccacggagctcactggatgaccttgggccagtcactgcctctcagcctcagagggaggcaatggcaaaccccctctgaataccacttaccttgaaaaccctatttgtagggtcgccataagtcggaatcaacttgaaggcagtccatttccatttttgtttcttgattAGGGGCTTTCCCGCCATCTAGAATCTGAAAAAGGACAACCTGTTGCAGTGAGGGGATTTTAGTGACTGCATAGAAATTAAGAAAGGTGTGACATTTCTTAATGCTTATTTAAAGTGTGGTGTGTTTTGTGGTCAGCCCTTATTTCAGTCATTTTGAACAGTTATTTGGacaaggcaggatgtaaatcgtAAGTATAATATTAACCAGCTTTGTTGGAATATATACACTTCAAGCTTTGTTTGTGAACATTTTGGCACCTCATGCTGAAGGCCCCCATAATATCTGCAAATTGCCCTTCCCCTAaggaaacaagaatgtttttaagagTTTCTCAGAGCATGTGCAAAATGTATTTCCCTATTATAGAGAATCAACTTttgttttaggaacataggaagctgccttaaactgaggtagaccattggtccatctagctcagtaatgtctacattgactggaagTGAATTTtgtctccatggtttcagaaaggggacatttctagccctatttggagatgccagggattaaaggcagatgctctaccactaaactacaGCCCTCTCTTACAGGTTCTCTCACAGGCTGtggcaaagatctctcaagatcccactgctaggcagcaccaccagtcgctcccagtaattcaatattgccttgagactgtgccttagtctcctccaggcctattgatactttgtgtctgggtgcacttgcaggccacaacccccctgtatctttgtgcctataaagcatacagccctgggttgctctggatacctgatgatgttacactatctcttcaccactgccaccattgatactgtttcccaaccttggtatatgccctgcccacccttctggtctgtgtaaacccagccaaggatcaggtgttaggtaaaccaagaaatatttatttatatacacaggaataacaagattacttaaaggtatagtttaacaagcgtatggtttcatcagatgcgttactctttatgttactagtcgtcaataacctgccttactaccagcctaatccaatccaacccacaaaaccaaccaacagcctccctcagaactcccacaaACAGCCGAACTcccaaccaactgtcatcctctcatttatacgtTCAGAcacaacactcagccaatcataatacaacattctccagcattccagcccatgtactcccccctctcactcagtccacttaccatatccactctaataaacccgcacttaccatatttacagtcatatatatacagggacatcacagtctactctgagcatgattTATGCGGCAATCCgatacacacctgggagtaagtcccattgaacccaacaaagcttacttctgagtagacatgtatttggATTGCGGCCTTAGTTGGATTACCATTCAATGGTTTTAATCTTATTAttaaccacccagagaacttttgTTAttgggtggcatacaaatattgtaaataaaacaaaacaaacctctaAGTGTGCTTGTATGTGCTATGACAGGCCGACAGCATATTGGTCACAATGACTCAAGCAGACATTTTTCTGCCTTAATGCCATCTGATTCTTTCAACTGGTCAAGAAAGTAAAATTCTATTTGGGCCTGTAAACGTCTGGGCAATTGGTACGTTAGCTTCACACTGGCTCCCTATGTTCAGTAAACAGTATTGTCTCGCTTTGTGTTTCTCACACTGTGGGGCTACTCTCTCTTACAGCTTTATCACAATTTACTTAAAATCTCAAAGCAGATCTGTCTGTTTCTTTGAGCTTCCTTACTACTCTTTGTCACATTTGGTTACTGCTCTTTGATGCTGGTGTCTTCTTGGCTCTATTCAAACCTTTTCTTCAAGATTACATCCTTGTGTTTCTGAGCATTGCAGTAGCCAGCACAAGTTCAGTAAATCGCCTACAGTTTTTTCTCTTACACACACCTTGAAGTCGTCCAATAGTTTCTGGCAACTCTACCTGCCCCTTCTGACCTCACATGGATTCTAGAAGCTTCTCTGTTAAGTTGATTGATATGCCTGCTCTTCCCCTTCTCCTTATCTCTGAGCAGGCTGCCACACTTATAACCACATCACTTTTTCCATCATGCATTTTTCACACTTCTGTTGATTGTGACAGATTTCATTTCCTCCCCCTTGCCCGTTCTCTCTGGAAGCTCAGTGAATTATCAATTCACATGGCAAACCATAATTTTACTTTCAACTTAATTCTTAATTAATTACAGTTTTTCCTACCTTTGAGTTAAAATCCTGTTCCTTGAATTATTGTCTCCGTTTCGGGGCATGGAGTTGGAATGCTAGGATATTATTCAGTACTGTGTTAATGTAAAGTTGCTCTTTGTTTCATAGCAGAAAACAGAAAATGTaaaaattttcatgaagactgtgTAACAAAATGATATTTTGGTCATTTATCAATTTTTATTACTAATTAATTGCATTACAGTTTTAGAGCCTGGCTCTTAATTCATACCAGTAAAATTCAGAGatgtattgatttatttttattcctgTATGTTATAGCTTTACTGGCAGGATACTGCTGATAATTTGTTTTCATGGCAGACTTGCACTCAGGATGCACTTATAAATTCACCATTGGTGACTGCAGCAATACGGGGAGCTTCCCCAGGAAGGCTTGCCTGGGAACTACTTTATCGGATTTTCATGCCAGGCAAATAAGACTTTATTTTATAAAGTCTCTAGCATCCAACTAATAGTAAAACAAATTTGGACGTGGAAATAGGGcagacagcacaatcctatacatgtcttttcaaaaataagtcccattgagtttattAGATAAGTGGGAacagggaatgcaaccctgtcttGTGCTATATTAAAATCCATCTCCCCACATAAGTTGACACTACAAAGCTTCTCACATGTATCTTGCTGAAAACTCATAAGTAAAATATTCAGACAGTACGTTTCAGAATGGAACTTGTTTTGGAGCTACAGACTCCTACAACAACTTTTACTATATAAATATATTACTATTCAGGGGGGAAATGAGACATTGACAGCTTTATAGCTTGTGATCAGACAAGGTTGCCTTTCTCCACGTATGCCTGTTTGTACACTAAGCTCTTCAGCAAAGACTcttctttatgtttctgcttcATGTGACATAGGGTGGTTGGTTACCTGGACAAGAACTGCCTTAgtgatggaatgctttccccaagaAGGCTTGCCTGGGAACTACTTTGATTGGATTTTCATGCCAGGCAAGtaagactttattttattttctcaggACTTTTAATCTAATTTGACATGCCTTATCTTTGCTGGGGTTTTATGTATTCTTTTTGTTTTGCTACTTTAGTGtacattgtattttttaaattttataggcCTTTCTGGGAATTTGACTGGCGGGCAGACAAAAATCCCtaaggtaaataaataaaatgaccgtGAACCTAAGGCAGACAACCTACTCTAACCAGCATGTATGATGCACTTCAAATTATTCTTGCATACAGAATACAGCATGGTGGTTTTTTGGGTGGGGGTTGGGGTGGGGTTTTttcgtttttgttttgttttttacagagATGGTTGTCTGCCCCCAAGCGAAGCTCAGGAATTGGTTGTGTGGGTGATATTGAGCCAACCTCAtctgtctcctcctccctccaccaTGATGTCTTGGGTAAAAGGACAAGTAGTGTTGGTAGTACAGCCGTAGAAGACAGGAGGTTGCAGGTAAATTTATACAGTGATTCATTGTGCTGTGAGCTACAATTGTTGCATTCCTCTTATTGTGAGGAACCACAGGGATATTGGTTTTATGAATGGGTTCAACAATGTTTGAATGCCCATGTGTGCAACTGTGTGCGCACACacgcaacaacaataaaaaagtaGAAGAAATGGGAGAGATCCATTGCATTACTTTTCAACATGGATCTTGCCATAACAAAACCAGTCAAAGATCTGCAAAGTGATAGTGGCTTAGCAGTGTTCTTTAGCATGAACAGATGAATTCTTTAAATGATA comes from Rhineura floridana isolate rRhiFlo1 chromosome 6, rRhiFlo1.hap2, whole genome shotgun sequence and encodes:
- the FPGT gene encoding fucose-1-phosphate guanylyltransferase — translated: MMPVIGEAEVLMRQATRERLQKFAQLRGKTVQPRTFWDIVIITAVDKKQEIAYQQQLSEKLKRKELPLGVHYHVFVDPPGPKIGNGGSTLHVLQCLEEHYGDKWDSFTVILIHSGGYSQRLPNASALGKIFTALPFGDPVYQMLDLKLTMYIDFPTYMSPGILITCADDIELYNIGATEFIRFDQPGFTALAHPSSLTTGTTHGVFVLEPSSHLTEKGELEYRTCHHFLHKPSIERMCQSGAVCERSNYLASSGGPENSLVISKYVYTDSLFYIDNTTAKLLLAFYKQMGTLCCEIDAYGDFLQALGPGATQSYTKSIENATKEESGLVEIREKIFELLKGLPLNVILLNNSKFYHIGTTCEYLFHFTSDSKLKLEMGLMPNVFSICPNNVEDLGKSACIIHSILGSRCSVAPGSIVEYSRLGPEVSVGPNSIISGCYIDTKADIPPNTFITTLSIRIDGELMYVSMVFGTEDNLKKKVTNLADAHLLNFLGISLGQCLELWGLSISDKLFSGDKTCLGLWTVRIFPICSTLSDSVKMSLGILNSVQQKLPFKLNGCKLLSVEEMLRHKDVEDMLKFRQQLYEEISLHKVKKKSDL